In Phaseolus vulgaris cultivar G19833 chromosome 10, P. vulgaris v2.0, whole genome shotgun sequence, a single genomic region encodes these proteins:
- the LOC137817773 gene encoding uncharacterized protein yields MPITEAPASPPHLEAPLAVQAQEGGGESQHQTPPAPPASASSLPDPFKETLGPFAAQLKTMAKDLPLLVLRAVKDSLKKLQEENFELKESNLVIRAEAKNFTCNLLMNEIEHSRLEDALDAELRNTRKEASDLRHKLHTQLQEKIDLESELVPFRVKVADLEAARKAEASRVEKIEKRSADREVLLGKVEADRDKALAELSQAREEATKVAAELAQARGESKKATEELV; encoded by the coding sequence ATGCCTATAACAGAAGCCCCAGCCTCACCACCACACCTTGAAGCCCCCCTTGCTGTACaagctcaagagggtggtggtgaaagtcaacATCAAACTCCACCAGCACCTCCAGCATCAGCCTCAAGTCTCCCAGATCCCTTTAAAGAGACCTTGGGACCCTTCGCAGCTCAACTGAAGACCATGGCGAAAGATCTCCCTTTGCTTGTATTAAGAGCTGTGAAAGATTCACTCAAGAAGCTTCAAGAGGAAAACTTCGAGCTCAAGGAGTCAAATCTCGTAATAAGGGCTGAGGCTAAAAATTTCACTTGCAATCTGCTGATGAATGAGATTGAacattcaaggctggaggatgCACTGGACGCTGAGCTAAGGAACACACGCAAGGAAGCCTCTGATCTGCGCCACAAACTGCACACCCAACTCCAAGAGAAAATTGACTTGGAGAGCGAGTTGGTCCCATTTAGGGTCAAGGTGGCAGATTTGGAGGCTGCACGAAAGGCTGAAGCTTCCAGGGTggagaaaattgaaaaaagatCAGCAGATAGGGAGGTCCTCTTGGGGAAGGTCGAGGCAGACAGGGATAAGGCTCTCGCTGAGCTCTCCCAAGCTCGTGAGGAAGCCACAAAGGTTGCTGCAGAGCTTGCCCAAGCTCGGGGTGAGAGTAAGAAAGCTACTGAAGAACTTGTTTGA